A genomic window from Lactobacillus sp. ESL0677 includes:
- a CDS encoding ECF transporter S component yields the protein MADNSKSKLTLGQLVFLALLTALNVVLSRILIIPIPATHGNINFCDAGIFLAAIALGPAAGLLVGGLSGFLLDLLSGYAQFMLFSFVIHGLEGLLVGLLVRKVAQDSRKCFRYILVLVVGVVVMVGGYYLTNWILYSTAAGVLGLLTDTIQGIAGAIVALILLPTLQKVLLRYWRL from the coding sequence ATGGCAGATAATAGTAAAAGTAAATTAACACTTGGGCAATTGGTCTTTTTGGCATTGTTGACTGCCCTGAACGTTGTTTTAAGCCGAATATTAATTATTCCAATTCCAGCAACTCATGGTAATATCAATTTTTGCGATGCCGGAATTTTCTTGGCAGCAATCGCGCTAGGACCAGCTGCAGGATTATTAGTTGGTGGTTTATCCGGTTTTTTACTTGATTTACTTTCAGGATATGCACAGTTCATGCTCTTTTCATTCGTTATTCACGGGCTAGAGGGACTGCTTGTGGGTCTGTTAGTAAGAAAAGTAGCACAAGATAGTCGCAAGTGCTTCCGATATATTTTGGTACTTGTGGTTGGCGTGGTTGTGATGGTTGGAGGATATTATTTGACCAACTGGATTTTGTATTCGACAGCAGCCGGAGTTTTAGGACTCTTGACTGATACCATTCAAGGAATAGCAGGTGCTATTGTTGCTCTTATCTTGTTACCAACTTTACAAAAAGTTTTACTAAGATATTGGCGATTGTAG
- a CDS encoding M48 family metalloprotease: protein MNDLIQYLLNFALDQGFGVAQLCEDEDYRSLADKSKQLIIINTNWRNKTELPFIIGHEIGHLVDGDLGISSYCGTTLTSKERHADLYSLNLIFDYATKQYDCYQEPGQFMQAYGIPTRMYGDVIELFKNNDDLLF, encoded by the coding sequence GTGAATGATTTAATACAATATTTACTAAATTTTGCCCTTGATCAAGGCTTCGGCGTCGCTCAACTCTGTGAAGACGAGGACTATAGGTCTTTAGCTGATAAATCTAAACAGCTGATTATCATTAATACAAATTGGAGAAATAAAACTGAACTGCCTTTCATTATTGGTCATGAAATCGGTCATTTAGTGGACGGTGACCTAGGTATTTCCAGTTATTGTGGTACCACGCTTACGTCCAAAGAACGACACGCCGATCTTTACTCACTTAATTTAATCTTTGATTATGCGACTAAGCAATATGATTGTTACCAAGAACCAGGTCAATTTATGCAAGCTTATGGTATTCCAACAAGAATGTACGGTGATGTTATTGAATTATTTAAAAACAATGATGATTTATTATTTTAA
- a CDS encoding phage antirepressor KilAC domain-containing protein encodes MQELIKVQVEGDQQLVSARDLHKGLEIKKRFSAWVEQNFKDFEEYVDFTSVPTSTVVGNGAVKPLVDYALTIDMAKQLCLLSRTEKGKQYRKYLIEVEKKWNDPDAVIARGYKAALEKTKTLELENKQMKPKALFADAVSTSKSTIDVGQMAKILRGSGLNIGRDRFYAWLRDNGFVIKTKGRSWNSPTQKALDMNVLRLSEKISDNPDGSVTINTKTVVTGRGQIYFVNKLVNNEQLELV; translated from the coding sequence ATGCAGGAATTAATAAAAGTGCAGGTTGAAGGTGACCAACAATTAGTTAGTGCTAGAGATTTGCACAAAGGATTAGAAATTAAGAAAAGGTTTAGCGCTTGGGTTGAACAAAACTTTAAAGACTTCGAAGAATATGTTGATTTTACAAGCGTACCTACAAGTACGGTTGTTGGAAACGGCGCCGTTAAGCCACTTGTTGATTATGCCTTAACAATCGATATGGCAAAACAGCTTTGTTTATTAAGTCGAACAGAAAAGGGCAAGCAGTACCGCAAATATCTGATTGAAGTTGAGAAGAAGTGGAATGATCCTGATGCAGTAATTGCTCGTGGATATAAAGCAGCACTAGAAAAGACGAAAACTTTAGAACTCGAAAATAAGCAGATGAAACCTAAGGCACTTTTCGCTGATGCAGTATCTACTAGCAAATCAACAATCGATGTTGGGCAAATGGCTAAAATACTTCGTGGAAGTGGCTTGAATATTGGCAGAGATCGTTTCTACGCTTGGCTTCGTGACAATGGCTTTGTTATTAAAACTAAAGGTAGGTCATGGAATTCACCAACGCAAAAAGCCCTAGATATGAATGTGCTACGGCTTAGCGAGAAGATTTCTGATAATCCAGACGGCAGTGTAACTATCAATACAAAAACGGTTGTTACTGGTAGAGGACAGATTTATTTCGTAAATAAATTAGTAAATAACGAGCAGCTGGAGCTGGTGTAA
- a CDS encoding MFS transporter, translating into MERNIVTPKHVGAIISCALMAFVSILTETSLNVTFPTMMKQFHIGLGLVQWTTTGYLLAIAIIMVSSSYLNDRFSAKQLFLTAAISFIVGSFVAGAATNFWVLLAGRLISSLGAGLSIPLMFNLVVELIPQNKWGFYMGITGLVVILAPSLGPTFGGTIVYFYGWPLIFVIAAIIGLIIFILGLFVVEQYHEKKQPQFDWRSYIIIAAAMIMFSLTFNQIGQGLTNIWFWLGMLLVAVLVWLFVKSVKNSQKRLLNLAVFKNKAFICALISYLLLQFINIGTSFALPNYVQIVNHSSSLIGGLILLPGCILSGVLNPWFGHIYDQKGAKLPLLTGAILCMIACVLFAMFSLKISTMMIVIFYGIMIIGRQLAFNNTMAEASKLQPDELHTDATAVCQTGQQYAGSLGTTVMATIISAWQKKPGNYALMTAKGSQIAFIVLIIASIIILCSYLRMFKLEQQNIN; encoded by the coding sequence ATGGAGAGAAATATAGTAACACCAAAGCATGTTGGGGCGATTATTAGTTGTGCATTAATGGCCTTTGTTTCAATTTTGACAGAAACGAGTTTAAACGTAACTTTTCCAACGATGATGAAGCAATTTCATATTGGTCTAGGTTTAGTGCAGTGGACTACTACTGGCTACTTGTTAGCGATTGCGATCATTATGGTTTCAAGTTCGTATTTAAATGACCGTTTTTCAGCTAAACAGCTATTTTTAACGGCAGCGATTAGCTTTATTGTAGGGTCGTTTGTTGCAGGGGCAGCCACTAACTTTTGGGTGCTGCTTGCTGGACGCTTGATTTCATCACTTGGCGCAGGACTGTCAATACCATTGATGTTTAATTTAGTAGTTGAACTAATTCCGCAAAATAAGTGGGGCTTTTATATGGGGATTACTGGTCTTGTAGTTATTTTAGCCCCGTCTCTTGGACCAACCTTTGGTGGAACTATCGTTTATTTCTATGGTTGGCCGTTAATCTTTGTGATTGCAGCAATAATCGGCTTAATAATTTTTATTTTAGGCTTGTTTGTGGTTGAACAATATCATGAGAAAAAGCAACCGCAATTTGATTGGCGCAGTTATATTATTATTGCTGCAGCGATGATTATGTTTAGTTTGACTTTTAATCAAATTGGTCAAGGATTGACTAATATTTGGTTTTGGCTTGGAATGCTGTTAGTTGCTGTTCTAGTTTGGCTGTTTGTAAAGTCAGTTAAGAATAGTCAAAAGCGACTGCTTAATCTAGCAGTTTTTAAAAACAAGGCATTTATTTGTGCATTAATTTCATATTTATTATTACAGTTTATTAATATTGGTACTAGCTTTGCACTACCAAATTATGTTCAGATTGTTAATCATTCGAGTTCATTAATTGGTGGCCTGATTTTACTGCCGGGATGTATCTTGAGTGGTGTGCTCAATCCTTGGTTTGGTCATATTTATGACCAAAAAGGAGCTAAACTACCGCTTTTAACTGGAGCTATCTTGTGCATGATAGCCTGTGTTTTGTTTGCAATGTTTAGTTTGAAAATTTCGACAATGATGATTGTTATTTTCTACGGCATAATGATTATTGGTCGGCAGTTAGCTTTTAATAATACGATGGCAGAAGCTTCTAAATTGCAACCGGACGAGCTGCACACTGATGCAACTGCAGTCTGTCAGACAGGTCAACAGTATGCTGGATCACTCGGGACAACTGTCATGGCAACGATTATCTCTGCTTGGCAAAAGAAACCGGGTAATTATGCACTAATGACGGCAAAGGGTAGTCAAATTGCATTTATTGTATTGATTATTGCAAGTATTATTATTCTATGTAGCTATCTAAGAATGTTTAAGCTAGAACAGCAAAATATTAATTAA
- a CDS encoding VanZ family protein, with protein MIFLGPLYNIIAQNFATKINHFALIKLTMLAIDKTILYFLLFVVIRLFWLMVIRRRRSIKSEASVWMFAFYLILVLMLTTFRNTYFPWQLTFYFNRPLTEINLVFLKETWKLLYAQSRLDFFYNSFGNVLCFVPFGFLTPLVFSKKQTFKRVLVAGMLFSILIEGMQFLLETGVSDIDDVFFNSCGAATGYLLYWMFESVRNKLPKH; from the coding sequence ATGATTTTTTTAGGACCGCTATATAACATAATTGCGCAAAACTTCGCTACCAAAATTAACCATTTTGCGTTAATTAAGCTGACGATGTTGGCAATTGATAAAACTATTTTATATTTTTTATTATTTGTCGTTATCCGCTTATTTTGGTTAATGGTAATTAGGCGCAGGCGCTCAATCAAGTCCGAGGCTAGTGTGTGGATGTTTGCATTTTATCTGATTTTAGTATTGATGCTCACAACTTTTCGCAACACGTATTTTCCGTGGCAGCTAACCTTTTATTTTAACCGACCATTAACCGAAATCAACCTGGTATTTTTAAAGGAAACATGGAAATTATTGTATGCTCAGAGTCGGCTCGACTTTTTCTATAATTCATTTGGTAATGTGTTGTGTTTTGTGCCTTTTGGCTTTTTAACGCCGCTTGTTTTTTCAAAAAAGCAAACTTTTAAAAGAGTGCTTGTAGCTGGGATGCTTTTTTCAATTCTAATTGAAGGAATGCAATTTTTGCTTGAAACTGGTGTTAGTGATATTGACGACGTCTTTTTTAATAGTTGTGGTGCTGCCACTGGATATTTACTTTACTGGATGTTCGAGTCTGTGCGTAATAAGTTGCCAAAACATTAA
- a CDS encoding glucose-6-phosphate isomerase produces the protein MSLIKFDSTKLTPFVHENELSEMQALVNAAAQELKDGTGAGNDFLGWIDLPVDYDKDEFSRIKKAAKKIQGDSDVLICIGIGGSYLGAQAAVEFLNGAFYGKGKDKYPTIVFCGNSLSGSYLHDLMIWLGDKDFSVNVISKSGTTTEAAVAFRIFKDKLIKKYGKEEAQNRIYATTDRAKGALKTEADAEGYEEFVVPDDIGGRYSVLSAVGLLPIAASGADIDQLMQGAADARRDYQDTDVTKATPYQYAALRNILYRKGYTTEIVENYEPTLRMFGEWCKQLMGESEGKDNKGIWPSSANFSTDLHSLGQYIQEGLRNLFETVIRVENPTNDVEIPTDDRNLDQLNFLAGKSLNYVNERAYEGVVLAHTDGGVPVMTVNIPDQTEHTLGYLIYFFELAIALSGYLNGINPFNQPGVEEYKRNMFGLLNKPGYEELHDDLTARFNK, from the coding sequence ATGAGTTTAATTAAATTTGACAGCACTAAATTGACGCCATTTGTTCATGAAAATGAACTTAGTGAGATGCAAGCATTGGTTAATGCTGCTGCTCAGGAATTAAAGGATGGCACCGGTGCAGGAAATGATTTCTTGGGCTGGATTGATTTGCCTGTTGATTATGATAAAGATGAATTTAGCCGGATTAAGAAGGCGGCTAAGAAAATCCAAGGCGATTCTGATGTTTTGATTTGTATTGGAATTGGTGGCTCCTATCTTGGTGCTCAAGCTGCTGTTGAGTTCTTAAACGGCGCATTTTACGGCAAGGGTAAAGATAAGTATCCAACCATTGTTTTTTGCGGTAATTCACTTTCAGGATCATATTTACATGATTTAATGATTTGGCTTGGTGACAAGGACTTTAGTGTTAACGTTATTTCTAAATCAGGAACAACCACTGAGGCTGCAGTTGCCTTTAGAATTTTTAAAGATAAATTAATTAAGAAGTACGGTAAAGAAGAAGCCCAGAACCGGATTTATGCCACAACTGATCGCGCTAAGGGTGCATTAAAGACTGAGGCTGACGCAGAAGGTTATGAAGAATTTGTTGTACCTGATGATATTGGTGGCCGTTACAGCGTCTTGTCAGCCGTTGGTTTATTGCCAATTGCTGCTTCAGGTGCCGATATTGACCAATTGATGCAAGGTGCAGCTGATGCTCGCAGAGATTACCAAGATACTGATGTAACTAAAGCTACACCATATCAATATGCTGCTTTACGCAATATTTTGTACAGAAAAGGTTACACTACTGAAATTGTTGAAAACTATGAACCAACTCTGAGAATGTTTGGTGAGTGGTGTAAACAATTAATGGGTGAATCTGAAGGTAAGGACAATAAGGGAATTTGGCCATCAAGCGCTAACTTCTCAACTGACTTGCACTCGCTTGGACAATACATTCAAGAAGGTTTGCGTAATTTGTTTGAAACAGTTATTCGCGTTGAAAACCCAACTAATGATGTTGAAATTCCTACTGATGACCGTAACTTGGACCAACTTAACTTTTTAGCTGGCAAGAGTTTGAATTATGTTAACGAACGCGCATATGAGGGTGTAGTCTTGGCTCATACTGATGGAGGTGTGCCGGTAATGACAGTTAACATTCCTGATCAAACGGAACATACACTTGGTTATTTAATTTACTTCTTTGAACTTGCAATTGCGCTTTCTGGTTATCTAAATGGAATTAATCCGTTTAACCAACCAGGAGTTGAGGAATACAAACGCAATATGTTTGGTTTGCTTAACAAGCCGGGCTATGAAGAATTGCATGATGACTTGACTGCACGCTTCAATAAATAA
- a CDS encoding helix-turn-helix transcriptional regulator yields the protein MVEEELERATENLEIKFKIALIKRHMTHKELSELIGTSQAQVSRALKGDNMPSSKKIRTKAAKILGI from the coding sequence ATGGTCGAAGAAGAACTAGAAAGAGCTACTGAAAATTTAGAAATCAAATTCAAAATAGCTCTGATTAAGCGTCACATGACACACAAGGAATTAAGTGAATTGATTGGTACTAGTCAAGCACAGGTTTCTCGTGCATTGAAAGGTGATAACATGCCTAGCTCTAAGAAAATTAGAACCAAGGCTGCCAAAATCTTAGGAATTTAG
- a CDS encoding DUF771 domain-containing protein, translating into MQIPITKEERKAEFKEFAQEFHLVPENSLTGRTISIENFAKKYCNPHGKDWVKTNILYKFEPEWCPDIHPGVGHGFTIFEKPAAEWMEEHRKEINWNTR; encoded by the coding sequence ATGCAAATCCCAATTACTAAAGAAGAACGTAAAGCTGAATTTAAGGAATTCGCTCAAGAATTCCATTTAGTTCCAGAAAATTCATTGACGGGAAGAACAATAAGTATTGAAAACTTTGCTAAAAAATATTGCAACCCGCACGGTAAAGATTGGGTTAAAACGAATATTTTGTACAAATTCGAGCCTGAGTGGTGTCCAGATATTCATCCGGGAGTGGGTCATGGCTTTACTATTTTTGAAAAGCCAGCTGCTGAATGGATGGAGGAGCATAGAAAGGAAATAAATTGGAACACGAGGTGA
- a CDS encoding serine hydrolase domain-containing protein, translated as MIDYSTTQNLIESMVSERIVPGVNYVLIKNKQTFTSTVGFATIYPQVSQLSPFAEYDLASLTKVLATENILLKLYAEGKLNFSEPLHEFIPEFSDRRVRLFHLLTHTSGIRGWIDHRDELNHDELLDAIIHLPVTDEFEHKMRYADTNFILLGLVIKQIYGKPVQEVATTEVFAPAGLTETTFKPVIADCVPTALLNGKVLQGVPHDPKARQLGSDCGSAGLFSSMADLIKISKGYLGLDPNILPFDQDVVSQLFENKNPAGLKPRSWGWDLRFDPENHYPLILHTGYTGTLILLDRVKKSGLILLTNRVHPSGHNQIFLTMREKIIRSFLIENDK; from the coding sequence ATGATTGATTACTCAACTACCCAAAACCTTATAGAATCAATGGTTTCCGAACGGATCGTGCCGGGCGTTAATTACGTCTTAATTAAAAATAAACAAACTTTCACCTCAACAGTGGGCTTTGCCACGATCTATCCTCAAGTTAGTCAGCTTAGTCCGTTCGCGGAGTATGACTTGGCCAGTTTGACCAAAGTTCTTGCTACTGAAAACATTTTACTAAAATTATACGCTGAAGGCAAACTTAACTTTTCTGAACCGTTACACGAGTTTATCCCCGAGTTTAGTGACCGGCGTGTGCGTCTATTTCATCTTCTCACCCATACTAGCGGCATTCGCGGCTGGATTGATCATCGTGATGAGCTAAATCACGATGAACTACTTGATGCAATTATCCATTTACCTGTCACCGATGAATTTGAGCATAAGATGCGCTATGCAGACACCAACTTCATTTTATTAGGGCTGGTAATTAAGCAAATTTATGGTAAACCTGTCCAAGAAGTTGCTACTACAGAAGTTTTTGCGCCCGCTGGGCTTACAGAAACGACTTTTAAGCCCGTTATCGCTGATTGCGTTCCAACTGCCCTACTTAATGGAAAAGTCCTTCAAGGCGTCCCTCACGACCCCAAAGCACGACAGTTAGGCAGTGACTGTGGCTCTGCTGGATTGTTTTCTTCAATGGCAGACTTGATTAAAATTAGTAAAGGCTACCTTGGCCTTGACCCCAATATTTTACCTTTCGACCAAGATGTTGTCAGCCAACTTTTTGAAAATAAAAACCCAGCAGGATTAAAACCGCGATCTTGGGGCTGGGACTTGCGATTTGATCCTGAAAATCACTACCCTCTAATTCTTCATACTGGTTACACTGGAACCTTAATCTTACTTGACCGAGTTAAAAAATCTGGCTTAATTTTGCTAACTAATCGCGTTCATCCGTCTGGTCACAATCAAATTTTTCTAACAATGCGAGAAAAAATAATTCGCAGTTTTTTAATTGAAAATGATAAATAA
- a CDS encoding tyrosine-type recombinase/integrase — protein sequence MAVRKRGKSWSARISWRDANGKLHQTEKGGFKTKVEAEQYSIKQQYLHTQGVDIENDPAFADYFHEWWTTFKKPHIRHETQKRYVTNDKIIHEYFKDTKIKKIKRIHWQQFINDVCKTHSTTTVRLLNRQFRACVKNAIADGIITLDFTQGVNINGNDANTRKPVFLSYAEAQKLLKTALDDRDPAVPSTYIIIAIILTGARVGEISGLKWHNLDAKKHTIAIHHSYNSDIKELGPTKNTSSYRTVRINSKLIELLQEIKTDNQDDYIFKEKDTGLPPANRTINSKLQVIMKHANLTKKDFTIHSLRHVHVAILHHKNVDWMAISKRLGHKNLSMTLNVYAYYIDEDKRKSDKEIEKKLDDLFI from the coding sequence ATGGCAGTAAGAAAACGTGGCAAATCATGGTCAGCTAGAATTAGCTGGCGCGATGCCAACGGTAAACTTCATCAAACAGAAAAAGGCGGCTTCAAAACTAAGGTTGAAGCTGAGCAATATTCCATTAAACAGCAATACCTTCATACGCAAGGTGTGGACATTGAAAACGACCCTGCTTTTGCTGATTACTTTCATGAGTGGTGGACCACTTTTAAAAAGCCGCATATTAGACATGAAACGCAAAAACGCTATGTAACCAACGATAAAATTATTCACGAATATTTTAAAGACACCAAAATTAAAAAAATCAAGCGAATTCACTGGCAACAATTTATCAATGATGTTTGTAAGACACATTCGACTACAACGGTAAGGCTACTCAATCGCCAATTTAGAGCCTGTGTGAAGAATGCAATTGCCGATGGCATAATTACACTAGACTTTACTCAAGGCGTCAATATCAACGGAAATGACGCGAATACGCGCAAACCAGTCTTTTTGTCCTATGCCGAAGCGCAAAAATTATTAAAGACTGCTCTGGATGACAGAGACCCTGCTGTTCCTTCCACTTACATTATCATTGCAATTATTCTAACTGGTGCACGTGTTGGCGAGATCAGCGGTCTTAAATGGCATAATTTAGACGCCAAAAAACACACTATCGCAATTCATCATTCTTATAATAGTGACATCAAAGAATTGGGACCTACTAAAAATACTTCTTCGTACCGCACAGTCAGAATTAATTCCAAATTGATTGAATTATTGCAGGAAATCAAAACAGATAATCAAGACGACTATATTTTTAAAGAAAAAGATACTGGCTTACCTCCTGCCAATCGAACGATCAATAGCAAATTGCAAGTAATTATGAAGCATGCTAATCTAACTAAAAAAGATTTTACAATCCATAGTTTGCGCCACGTTCATGTTGCCATTCTGCATCATAAAAATGTAGATTGGATGGCTATCTCAAAAAGATTAGGCCACAAAAATTTATCAATGACTTTAAATGTTTACGCCTATTACATTGATGAAGATAAAAGAAAAAGTGACAAAGAAATAGAAAAAAAGCTAGATGATTTATTCATCTAG
- a CDS encoding DEAD/DEAH box helicase family protein, whose protein sequence is MFKLFDYQQNLVNQARNSLAKGNNGVLIVSPPGSGKSIVIAEIARLTVKKGGQVLFFVHRKELAQQIKQTFIKQGVDISHCTIDTVMRVKNRLKILPRPTLIIVDEGHHSRAKSYQAIFDYFSKVPRLGFTATPWRLSGQGFDDIYSDMVEGPTVDWLIKHKHLAPYVMYGKPLGNLNKLKVGSTGDYTSKSVEEFEKSVIHGDIVKSWQKFAQDGKTIVYSFSINFSKQVAEEFNKAGISAIHVDSKTPTIKREKIMADFKTGKIKVLCNVDLVSEGFDVPDCSCVVMLRPTKSLVLYLQQSMRAMRYQPNKKAVIIDQVSNFAEFGLPDDDREWNLQGHSNRQTQENTVMIKECPQCYAVIKAGSVRCPYCDYDFSEEIERARKIEVEKQEKLERIKRNNEFEVNYILTKKVSELNTLEELKEYRKAKGYKAGWLWHIAKQKGLLN, encoded by the coding sequence ATGTTTAAGCTATTTGATTATCAACAGAATTTAGTTAATCAGGCTCGTAACTCACTGGCAAAGGGCAATAATGGCGTACTGATTGTTTCGCCGCCTGGTTCTGGTAAATCTATCGTAATTGCAGAAATCGCCAGGCTGACCGTTAAAAAAGGCGGACAGGTATTATTCTTCGTTCACCGAAAAGAGTTAGCCCAGCAGATTAAGCAAACATTCATCAAGCAGGGTGTTGATATATCACATTGCACGATTGATACAGTTATGCGGGTCAAGAACCGTTTAAAAATACTGCCGAGACCGACGCTGATTATCGTTGACGAGGGACATCATAGTCGGGCTAAGAGTTATCAAGCAATCTTTGATTACTTCTCTAAGGTACCAAGATTGGGCTTCACGGCAACGCCGTGGCGATTATCTGGTCAAGGTTTCGATGATATTTATTCAGATATGGTTGAAGGGCCAACAGTTGACTGGCTGATTAAGCATAAACATTTAGCACCGTACGTGATGTATGGCAAGCCGTTAGGAAATCTAAACAAATTAAAGGTCGGTTCAACTGGTGACTACACCAGTAAATCGGTTGAGGAATTTGAAAAGTCAGTCATTCATGGTGACATTGTTAAATCCTGGCAAAAATTTGCCCAAGATGGAAAAACAATTGTTTACAGTTTTAGCATTAATTTTTCAAAACAAGTGGCTGAAGAATTTAACAAGGCTGGTATTTCAGCAATTCACGTTGATTCTAAGACACCCACAATTAAGAGAGAGAAGATCATGGCTGACTTTAAGACTGGAAAAATCAAGGTGTTATGCAATGTTGATTTAGTTTCTGAAGGTTTTGACGTTCCAGATTGCAGCTGTGTAGTGATGCTGAGGCCGACAAAATCGCTGGTGTTGTATTTGCAGCAATCAATGCGAGCGATGCGGTATCAGCCGAATAAAAAGGCTGTAATTATTGACCAAGTAAGCAATTTTGCTGAGTTTGGTTTACCCGATGATGACCGAGAATGGAATTTGCAAGGCCATAGCAACCGGCAGACGCAAGAAAATACGGTCATGATTAAGGAATGTCCGCAGTGTTATGCAGTAATTAAGGCTGGTTCAGTCAGATGTCCGTACTGCGATTATGATTTTTCTGAAGAAATCGAGCGGGCGAGAAAGATTGAAGTTGAGAAGCAGGAAAAATTAGAGCGAATTAAGCGAAATAACGAGTTTGAAGTTAACTATATTCTGACTAAGAAAGTTAGTGAGCTTAACACGTTGGAAGAATTGAAAGAATATCGCAAAGCTAAGGGCTATAAGGCAGGTTGGCTCTGGCACATAGCAAAGCAAAAAGGATTATTAAATTAA
- a CDS encoding helix-turn-helix transcriptional regulator, translated as MTLVERIKKLSKKYGWNLQTVSQKAGLGINAIYRWKDQTPTTDSLAAVAKVLHTSTDYLLGNTDDPSPVSKDHHAVDIENDELLSYRGRPIPEDYLDIIKNLMDSDIQHGRKR; from the coding sequence ATGACGCTTGTTGAGCGGATTAAAAAACTTTCTAAAAAATATGGTTGGAACCTGCAAACAGTTTCTCAAAAGGCAGGATTAGGCATTAACGCAATTTATAGATGGAAAGATCAAACACCAACTACAGATAGCCTTGCTGCTGTTGCCAAAGTTCTCCATACATCTACAGATTACCTGCTAGGCAATACGGATGACCCCTCGCCTGTTTCGAAGGATCACCATGCTGTGGACATTGAAAATGATGAATTACTATCATATCGTGGTCGCCCTATTCCAGAAGATTATCTAGACATCATAAAAAATTTAATGGATTCTGATATTCAACATGGCAGAAAGAGGTAG
- a CDS encoding AAA family ATPase has translation MPAINWEKQKTKKYRYLVYGIPGVGKTTLSSFMKGKTYMLSLDQSFYRIKFWQGKKDIWVIDPDKPIEDLQDFVSEFDPSKYDNLIIDNMSNFQKLWFAEKARETKNGLDNKMSDYGEINNYTIRFISKVFTWDLNILVTAWEKRDKVTDTNGQEFEQYAPDFRPGPRDFLMGNCDVVARMTQKPKTGERGLIMQSDPGTYAKNRLDNRPGCKAEEFFNV, from the coding sequence ATGCCGGCGATTAATTGGGAGAAACAGAAGACGAAGAAATATCGGTATCTGGTTTATGGCATACCAGGAGTTGGTAAAACGACTCTCAGTAGCTTCATGAAGGGCAAGACTTACATGCTGTCGCTGGACCAATCATTTTATCGCATCAAATTTTGGCAAGGTAAGAAAGATATTTGGGTCATTGACCCAGACAAACCGATTGAAGATTTGCAGGATTTCGTTAGTGAGTTCGATCCGAGTAAATACGACAACCTGATTATTGATAACATGAGCAATTTTCAAAAATTATGGTTTGCCGAGAAAGCTAGGGAAACCAAGAATGGGCTAGACAATAAAATGTCTGACTACGGCGAGATTAATAATTACACCATCAGATTTATTTCTAAGGTATTCACTTGGGACTTAAATATCTTGGTTACAGCTTGGGAAAAGCGTGACAAAGTAACTGATACTAACGGTCAAGAATTCGAGCAATATGCGCCTGATTTTAGACCTGGTCCCAGAGATTTTTTAATGGGTAACTGTGATGTGGTTGCTAGAATGACGCAGAAACCAAAAACAGGTGAGCGAGGTTTGATTATGCAGTCAGATCCTGGCACCTATGCCAAGAACCGTTTGGACAATCGCCCCGGTTGTAAGGCAGAAGAATTCTTCAATGTTTAA